The genomic interval AACAGCAATACTTTTATTGAAAACTCCTGGATTTTTGGCATTGTAAGTAGCTTTGATAAATCCTTTTTTACCTGGCAATACAGGCTCCTGTGTATAACTGCTCACCGTACATCCGCAGGAAGGCGCCACACTGGTAATTGATAAAGGCGCATTTCCGGTATTGGTAAATGTAAATTCGGCGGTAACCGGTGCACCCATCTTGATTTTGCCAAAATCATGTGTAGTTGCTTTAAAATTGATAACAGCTGCTTTCGCTGGACTGGCTGAAGCCACTGGTACCACATTTTGTCCATGAGATAAGCCGGCAGATAAGAGCAGGCCGAGAAGGGATAAAGTAAATAAAAGCTTTTTCATATGTTGTTTTGTTAAGTATACTACAAATATGAAAAAGCTCTGGTTATGGCTATGTTAACGCCTGGCTAATAATTGTTAATGAAAAGTT from Rhodocytophaga rosea carries:
- a CDS encoding DUF1573 domain-containing protein; amino-acid sequence: MKKLLFTLSLLGLLLSAGLSHGQNVVPVASASPAKAAVINFKATTHDFGKIKMGAPVTAEFTFTNTGNAPLSITSVAPSCGCTVSSYTQEPVLPGKKGFIKATYNAKNPGVFNKSIAVTANTTAQNMQLFIKGEVVN